From a region of the Phaseolus vulgaris cultivar G19833 chromosome 6, P. vulgaris v2.0, whole genome shotgun sequence genome:
- the LOC137830955 gene encoding long chain acyl-CoA synthetase 8-like, whose amino-acid sequence MVDQNSSSSWLKCLNSMSGMVVRNDHGGAAVEVGGEEGYAVRNARKKELVEVPWEGAPTMAHLFEQSCEKYNHNPFLGTRKLLQKEFVSSSDGRRFEKVHLGDYEWKTYKEVFACVCNFASGIIKLGHSVDSRVAIFSDTRAEWLIALQGCFRQNLTVVTIYATLGEDALVHSLNETEVSTLICESKLLRKLDAIRSRLVSIKNVIYFEDDSSDEDGFSGSLSNCTVASFSEVEKLGKENPVESNLPSKNAIAVIMYTSGSTGLPKGVMITHGNMVATTTAVMTVIPNLGSKDVYMAYLPLAHVFEMAAESVMLTAGCAIGYSSILTLTDSSSKIKKGTRGDANVLKPTLLAAVPAIIDRIRDGVVKKVEDKGGLVKNLFHFAYQCRLSAVRGSWLGAWGLEKLVWETIVFKKIRAALGGQLRYMLCGGAPLSKESQHFINICMGATIGQAYGLTETFAGAAFSEWYDHKVGRVGPPLPCSYIKLVSWEEGGYLTSDQPMPRGEIVVGGFSVTAGYFKNQEKTDEVFKVDENGMRWFYTGDIGQFHSDGCLEIIDRKKDIVKLQHGEYVSLGKVEAALSSCDYVDNIMVYADPFYNYCVALVVASYESLERWAQQAGIEYKDFPDMCNKHETVTQVLQSLSKVAKATKLVKSEIPAKIKLLPDPWTPESGLVTNALKIKREQLKAKFKDDLQKLYA is encoded by the exons ATGGTTGATCAAAATAGTAGTTCCTCTTGGTTAAAATGCCTGAACAGTATGAGTGGCATGGTTGTGAGGAACGACCATGGAGGTGCTGCTGTAGAAgttggtggtgaggaaggttaTGCAGTGCGTAATGCTCGAAAAAAGGAGTTGGTTGAAGTTCCTTGGGAAGGAGCCCCAACCATGGCTCATCTGTTTGAGCAATCCTGTGAAAAATACAACCACAATCCATTTCTTGGAACAAGAAAATTACTGCAAAAGGAGTTTGTTTCATCCAGTGATGGCAGAAGGTTTGAGAAGGTTCACTTGGGAGACTATGAATGGAAAACTTATAAAGAGGTGTTTGCTTGTGTGTGCAATTTTGCATCTGGAATTATCAAGTTAGGGCACAGTGTTGATAGCCGTGTTGCCATTTTCTCTGACACAAGGGCTGAGTGGCTCATTGCCCTTCAG GGTTGCTTCAGGCAGAATCTAACAGTTGTTACTATTTATGCTACACTTGGTGAAGATGCCTTGGTCCATTCGCTAAACGAG ACTGAAGTGTCTACTCTGATATGCGAGTCCAAGTTGTTGAGGAAGTTGGACGCAATAAGATCAAGACTAGTCTCTATCAAAAATGTAATTTACTTTGAAGATGATAGCAGTGATGAAGATGGTTTCTCAGGAAGTTTGAGCAACTGCACAGTTGCATCTTTCAGTGAAGTTGAGAAACTTGGTAAAGAAAATCCTGTTGAATCAAACTTGCCTTCCAAAAATGCTATTGCGGTTATCATGTACACAAGTGGAAGTACAGGTCTGCCAAAg GGTGTTATGATTACTCATGGGAACATGGTAGCCACAACAACAGCTGTTATGACAGTGATTCCAAATTTAGGTAGCAAGGATGTGTACATGGCATACTTGCCCCTTGCTCATGTTTTTGAAATGGCAGCAGAG TCTGTTATGCTAACTGCAGGTTGTGCCATCGGTTACAGCTCTATTCTGACTTTGACTGACTCATCCAGTAAAATCAAGAAAGGAACCAGGGGAGATGCCAATGTGTTAAAGCCCACCCTTTTGGCAGCTGTACCTGCTATTATCGATCGTATTCGAGATGGAGTTGTAAAAAAG GTTGAGGATAAAGGGGGGCTTGTGAAGAATCTTTTTCATTTTGCATACCAGTGCCGACTGAGTGCTGTAAGAGGAAGCTGGCTTGGAGCTTGGGGATTGGAGAAGTTGGTGTGGGAAACCATTGTCTTTAAGAAAATCCGTGCAGCACTTGGAGGACAACTCCGTTATATGCTTTGTGGGGGAGCCCCTTTATCTAAAGAATCACAACACTTTATCAATATCTGCATGGG GGCTACTATTGGGCAAGCATATGGCCTGACAGAAACATTTGCAGGGGCTGCATTCTCAGAATGGTATGACCACAAGGTGGGGCGTGTTGGTCCACCTCTTCCTTGTTCCTACATTAAG CTTGTTTCATGGGAAGAGGGAGGGTATCTGACATCAGACCAACCAATGCCACGGGGAGAGATTGTAGTTGGGGGGTTCAGTGTGACTGCTGGTTATTTTAAGAATCAAGAAAAAACTGATGAAGTGTTCAAG GTTGATGAGAATGGTATGCGTTGGTTTTATACTGGCGATATTGGACAATTCCATTCTGATGGGTGTCTTGAGATCATAGATAGGAAGAAGGATATTGTCAAACTTCAGCATGGAGAATATGTCTCTCTTGGAAAG GTTGAGGCAGCACTATCATCATGTGATTATGTGGATAATATAATGGTTTATGCAGACCCCTTTTACAATTACTGTGTGGCTCTAGTTGTTGCTTCTTATGAGTCCCTGGAGAGGTGGGCCCAACAAGCTGGTATTGAGTACAAAGATTTTCCTGATATGTGTAACAAACATGAAACTGTCACCCAGGTCCTACAATCTCTTTCTAAG
- the LOC137830956 gene encoding heterogeneous nuclear ribonucleoprotein 1 isoform X1 — protein sequence MASRKSDNPHSGDGASPGKIFIGGLAKDTTLETFVKYFEKYGEITDSVIMKDRQTGRPRGFGFITYADPSVVDQVIQDNHIINGKQVEIKRTIPKGSSQANDFKTKKIFVGGIPTSVSEDEFKNFFSNYGKVVEHEIIRDHTTKRSRGFGFIVFDSEKVVDNILEDGSMIDMAGTQVEIKKAEPKKSSNPASLAPFASDSRARSYNDGFSGFGDSYGSFGGSGYGPGSYRSLGGGFAGRLGDYGGYGAGDDFGGSFGGYGGSGAGGYAGFRGESSFGYSSRYGSYMGGLGAGYGSSGLGVYGRGAGGYGSYGGPGTGGGYESGPGAGYGGAGGGVYPSRGSYGGSSRYHPYTR from the exons ATGGCTTCTAGAAAATCCGACAACCCTCACTCCGGCGACGGCGCCAGTCCCGG GAAAATCTTCATCGGAGGGTTAGCCAAAGACACCACCCTAG AGACGTTTGTAAAGTACTTCGAGAAGTACGGCGAGATAACGGACTCCGTTATCATGAAAGACCGTCAAACGGGTCGACCCAGGGGCTTCGGGTTCATCACCTACGCGGATCCCTCCGTCGTTGATCAAGTCATTCAGGACAACCACATCATCAACGGCAAGCAG GTCGAGATCAAGAGGACAATTCCCAAGGGTTCGTCGCAGGCTAATGACTTCAAAACCAAGAAGATCTTCGTCGGCGGTATTCCAACATCAGTATCCGAAG ATGAGTTCAAGAACTTCTTCTCCAACTATGGGAAGGTGGTAGAGCATGAGATTATACGGGACCACACTACAAAGCGATCAAGGGGGTTTGGCTTTATAGTTTTTGATAGTGAAAAGGTTGTGGATAATATTTTGGAAGATGGGAGCATGATTGATATGGCTGGTACTCAG GTTGAGATCAAGAAGGCTGAACCAAAGAAATCCTCAAACCCAGCTTCTCTTGCTCCGTTTGCTAGTGACTCTAGGGCACGTTCTTACAATGATGGATTCAGTGGATTTGGTGATTCTTATGGAAGTTTTGGCGGTAGCGGGTATGGTCCTGGTTCTTATAGGTCACTTGGTGGAGGGTTTGCGGGTAGGCTTGGCGATTATGGTGGGTATGGGGCTGGAGATGACTTTGGTGGTAGTTTTGGGGGTTATGGTGGCAGTGGTGCTGGTGGCTATGCTGGCTTTCGAGGAGAATCATCGTTTGGCTACTCTAGTCGCTACGGATCATACATGGGTGGTCTTGGTGCTGGTTATGGCAGCAGTGGGTTAGGTGTGTATGGACGAGGTGCTGGGGGCTATGGGAGCTATGGTGGTCCGGGCACTGGTGGGGGTTATGAATCAGGCCCAGGTGCTGGTTATGGTGGAGCTGGAGGTGGAGTGTATCCCAGTAGGGGAAGCTATGGTGGCAGTAGTCGTTACCATCcttacacaagatag
- the LOC137830956 gene encoding heterogeneous nuclear ribonucleoprotein 1 isoform X2 produces the protein MKDRQTGRPRGFGFITYADPSVVDQVIQDNHIINGKQVEIKRTIPKGSSQANDFKTKKIFVGGIPTSVSEDEFKNFFSNYGKVVEHEIIRDHTTKRSRGFGFIVFDSEKVVDNILEDGSMIDMAGTQVEIKKAEPKKSSNPASLAPFASDSRARSYNDGFSGFGDSYGSFGGSGYGPGSYRSLGGGFAGRLGDYGGYGAGDDFGGSFGGYGGSGAGGYAGFRGESSFGYSSRYGSYMGGLGAGYGSSGLGVYGRGAGGYGSYGGPGTGGGYESGPGAGYGGAGGGVYPSRGSYGGSSRYHPYTR, from the exons ATGAAAGACCGTCAAACGGGTCGACCCAGGGGCTTCGGGTTCATCACCTACGCGGATCCCTCCGTCGTTGATCAAGTCATTCAGGACAACCACATCATCAACGGCAAGCAG GTCGAGATCAAGAGGACAATTCCCAAGGGTTCGTCGCAGGCTAATGACTTCAAAACCAAGAAGATCTTCGTCGGCGGTATTCCAACATCAGTATCCGAAG ATGAGTTCAAGAACTTCTTCTCCAACTATGGGAAGGTGGTAGAGCATGAGATTATACGGGACCACACTACAAAGCGATCAAGGGGGTTTGGCTTTATAGTTTTTGATAGTGAAAAGGTTGTGGATAATATTTTGGAAGATGGGAGCATGATTGATATGGCTGGTACTCAG GTTGAGATCAAGAAGGCTGAACCAAAGAAATCCTCAAACCCAGCTTCTCTTGCTCCGTTTGCTAGTGACTCTAGGGCACGTTCTTACAATGATGGATTCAGTGGATTTGGTGATTCTTATGGAAGTTTTGGCGGTAGCGGGTATGGTCCTGGTTCTTATAGGTCACTTGGTGGAGGGTTTGCGGGTAGGCTTGGCGATTATGGTGGGTATGGGGCTGGAGATGACTTTGGTGGTAGTTTTGGGGGTTATGGTGGCAGTGGTGCTGGTGGCTATGCTGGCTTTCGAGGAGAATCATCGTTTGGCTACTCTAGTCGCTACGGATCATACATGGGTGGTCTTGGTGCTGGTTATGGCAGCAGTGGGTTAGGTGTGTATGGACGAGGTGCTGGGGGCTATGGGAGCTATGGTGGTCCGGGCACTGGTGGGGGTTATGAATCAGGCCCAGGTGCTGGTTATGGTGGAGCTGGAGGTGGAGTGTATCCCAGTAGGGGAAGCTATGGTGGCAGTAGTCGTTACCATCcttacacaagatag
- the LOC137830957 gene encoding zinc finger protein CONSTANS-LIKE 9, with translation MGYICDFCGDQRSMVYCRSDAAYLCLSCDRNVHSANALSRRHSRTLLCERCNSQPAFVRCVEEKISLCQNCDWLGHGVSTSSTHKRQAISCYSGCPSAAELSSIWSFVLDIPSIRESTCEQELGLMSINENNKSVGVLPENGNVSGSDQVTDLPSLDKSLVGTSSVPESSSKPPAGPANECLPKLYCPAAKCPALCEDDNLYDDFDMDEMDLNLENYEELFGVALSHSEELFENGGFNSLFGTKDMSAGDSSCQDAIAAEGSSVGLVNATQPACSNAASADSILSTKTEPVLCLTGRQAQSNLSFSGITGESSAADYQDCGASSMLLRGEPPWFAPCPENSLQSANRSNAVLRYKEKKKARKFEKQVRYASRKARADVRRRVKGRFVKAGDVYDYDPLSTTRSY, from the exons ATGGGTTATAtatgtgatttttgtggagacCAGAGATCCATGGTGTACTGCCGCTCTGATGCTGCCTACTTATGTTTGTCTTGTGATCGGAATGTTCATTCGGCTAATGCCCTTTCCAGGCGTCATTCACGCACCCTTTTGTGTGAGAGATGCAATTCACAACCTGCCTTTGTGAGGTGTGTTGAAGAGAAAATTTCACTGTGTCAGAATTGTGATTGGTTGGGTCATGGAGTCTCTACATCTTCAACACATAAGAGACAAGCAATCAGTTGCTACTCTGGTTGCCCTTCAGCGGCGGAACTGTCTTCAATATGGTCCTTTGTGCTGGATATCCCTTCCATTAGAGAGTCTACATGTGAGCAAGAACTAGGCTTAATGAGTATTAATGAGAACAACAAGAGTGTTGGAGTTCTACCTGAAAATGGGAATGTGTCTGGTTCAGATCAAGTTACTGATCTACCTTCTTTGGACAAGTCTTTGGTTGGTACATCTTCAGTACCCGAGTCAAGCTCCAAACCTCCAGCTGGACCTGCCAATGAATGTCTGCCAAAG TTGTACTGTCCTGCTGCAAAATGCCCTGCATTATGTGAAGATGATAATCTATATGATGATTTTGACATGGATGAAATGGATCTAAATCTTGAGAACTATGAAGAACTTTTTGGTGTGGCCCTCAGTCATTCCGAAGAGCTATTTGAAAATGGTGGATTTAATAGTTTGTTTGGGACAAAAGACATGTCTGCAGGAGATTCCAGTTGTCAGGATGCCATTGCTGCCGAG GGGTCATCGGTTGGACTGGTCAATGCTACACAACCGGCTTGCAGCAACGCAGCATCTGCAGATTCCATTTTGAGTACTAAAACCGAACCGGTTCTTTGTTTGACGGGGAGGCAAGCTCAATCAAACCTTTCTTTTTCTGGCATTACCGGAGAGAGTAGTGCTGCAGACTATCAAGACTGTGGGGCTTCTTCCATGCTTCTCAGGGGAGAACCTCCTTGGTTTGCTCCTTGTCCTGAGAATTCCTTGCAATCTGCCAACCGCAGCAATGCTGTCTTgcgctacaaggaaaagaagaaggcaCGAAA GTTCGAAAAACAAGTGCGGTATGCCTCTCGCAAGGCAAGGGCCGATGTCAGAAGGCGGGTGAAGGGCCGGTTTGTGAAAGCCGGTGACGTCTACGATTATGACCCTTTGAGCACAACCAGAAGCTACTGA